The genome window CATTATCGACGAAATGAACCGGCCGGCCCATCACCACATGCCGCAGTTCTGTTCCGCAATCGGCCTCGGCTTTGCGCTTCATCTGGTCGAGGAACGCAGCAATAATCTGATCAAATTTCATCAGTTCGCCGTTGACCATCGTGCCCTGGCGCATGGCTGAACTGCCCAGAACGCGTTTGAGGCTGCGCATTAACCTGCCCGGCTGGCGGGTTAGGAATCGCTCGCTTGCTTCCCGGCCGAAGTACGCGTGATTGTCTTTTCTGGCAAAAAACATGGCGCTGGGAATGGTCTGGTTATCATTTTCAACCGGAACCAGAAAAACATCGTTTTGATTTGCCACTGCCAGGCTGGAATTGGAAGTGCCGAAATCAATACCGCAAAAAACAGAAGTAGTCATCATTTGAAAAATTGGGCGCGCAATTTCCCATTATTTACCCGGCAATCCAAACGAAAACTCAGCTTTATGCAGGCTTTGATTAGTCGCCGAGCATCTTACGAAGATATCTGGCAGCCTTGGTAAGTGATCCCAGCTTGTCGGATAATGTGCCGATCAATGCGCCGTCGGCTTGCTCGATGTCGTTCATGTTAATGCCCGATTCGAGTTGTTTTGGATAAATCAGCAGCAGGCTTTGCTCCTGAAAATAATTGGAGAAGTAACCGGGGAGTTTTTCCAATTGTGAAAGATAGGACGCTGACCCTTTCCTTGCCGAAACGATTACAAAGAAGTCGTCTATTTTCAGCTCGCGCGAAAAAATCAGAAAGTCGTCCCAGGCGCTGAATAGGCTGAATTCCACTTCGACGGTCGTCGTTTTACGGGCCAGAACGCTTTTAATTGCCTTAATAGTTTGTCCTGAGGCATAGAAATGTATCGGCATCGCATTGATCTTTGCCAGCGTAAGCAGCTTACCAAGCCAATGTAAAAATCCAGGCTCATTACTGCCCGCAGGCGGCACAGCAACCACAATCCGCGTGAGTGTATTAAATGGCTGGGCCGGCTTGTAAATATAGATCGTTTCGAAAACCCGTTTGACGATGTTTTCGACCTTGGGCCCAAGGAACGTTTTGTGATCCGTATTCTGATGTAAGCCAATGACCACATCCGTAATGTTCTGTTCCTTAATGGAGTAGGTGATGCCATTGCTGATGTTGGCATCATAGCGGGTCAGCGGAACGAGCATGTTTTCCGAAGAGCTGGCATGCTGAACTGCTTTATTGAGAATTCTCTTGCCGTGAGAAGCCGAATCGTTTTTCTGATCTTCATCCGTAACAATGTGCAAGCCATAGAGCGGGATCGAAACGCGTTTTGCTTTCAGCATAATCCCGAAATCAACCAGGTCGGCGATCATATCGGGATAGGAAAGCGAAACCAGGATTTTTTCGTTGCTTGCAGCGTCGGCTTCTCCGGGGCTTTCTTCATCCTGCGTGAGCGCAAGCCTTTTGGAAGCTCTTTCTACTACAAATGAACTGACCGCGCAGCTAACCAGAATAAGCACAATGGTGCCGTTCAGCACATCTTCGTCCAAAAGCCTGATGGGTTCGCCCAGCGCTGTTTCCCCGATGATAATGTTATAACCTACTAAAATAATTGCAAGCGTAGCAGCCGCATGCGAAGCACTCAGGCCAAAGATCATCAGCCCTTCATCCGCAGACAGCCGGAACACTTTCTGTGTGATCCACGCTGCCAGATATTTACTCGACAATGCAATTAACAGGATAACCCCCGCAACTCTTAATGCACCCCAGCCGTGTGTTAATACGCCGATATTGACAAGCATACCCACGCTGATCAGAAAAAAGGGAATGAACAGCGCATTACCCACAAAGTCGATGCGGTTCATCAGCGGCGAGGAATGCGGGACAAATTTATTTAAGACCAAACCTGAAAAGAATGCCCCGATAATGGCCTCCACACCTGCGATCTCAGCTAAGAAAGAGGCCAGAAACACCATTGCCAGCACGAATATGTACTGCGAAATGCTATCGTCGAAACGCTTGAAAAACCAGCGGCAGATTATTGGGAAAACAAACAGCACCACCGCCACAAAAACAACAAAAGAAAAGCCTAGCCGAAACCAGAATGCCGGTGAAACATCGCCCTTGGACGAGCCTGCAACCCCCGCCAGGATAAGGAGCGCGAGAATGTCGGTGATCATTGTCCCGCCCACCGTCATATTAATGGCCCGGTTTCGGGCTACGCCGTATTTGCTGGCAATGGGGTAGGAAACCAATGTGTGCGTGGAAAACATGCTGGCCAGCAGCAGCGAGGACAATAACCCGTAACCCAGGATATAATAACTGGCCAGCGTACCGCTGATCAGCGGCAATAAAAATGTAGTTAATCCAAATACAATGATCTTGTTACGGTTCTTTTTGAATTCGGCCAGATCAATTTCCAGGCCGGCCAGGAACATAATGTAAAGCAGGCCAACCGTTCCAAAAAGCACAATGCTGCTGTCCCGGCTGAGCAGGTTCAATCCATACGGCCCTACGATCATTCCTGAAATAATCAGCCCGATAATGTGAGGGACTTTGATGCGGTTAAAAAGGATAGGTGCAAAAAGGATAATAAAGAGCACCACCGAAAAAATAATAACGGGGTTTTTGAGGGGTAAGGAGAGATCCAGTAAAAGCAACGAATTCATACGCACAAGTTTAGGGTTATTTCTGCCGTTCGGCAGTCAGGGTGTAGCGGATTTTGCAATCGGTGCGCTCCACTTCCCGCGTCCCTTCCATTTTGCCTTCTTTAAGTTCCAGCATAATTCGCATCACCGACTCGGAGCCGGGCTGACCATTGGTCGCTTCAAGCCGGGTTTGCATGAAAGAACCGTTGTAAATCCTGGACAGTTCGTTTCCCGTGAAAGTATTTACAACGATCCCCTTGTTCTGATAGGCGATTTCCCAGGTTTCTGTTTTCGAATCCCCAATGGCCGATCCGCTGCAATTCGTTTCCGTACAGCGCATTTTGACGATCCATTTGCCCGTAACGGGTTGCGCCTGTAACGAGTCCGTGACGGCGGTCGAATCTTCCAGTTGCTTTTTCTTTTTTTCCTGCAACTCCTTTTCGAGCAGCGTCAGTCGCTGTTCCCATTGCATTAATGTCTGCTCCTTTTCTGCGACCTGCTGTTCCCTTTTGGTCAGCTGCGCTTCCTTTTCTTTATATCCGCAGCCCTGCAATGCAGCAGCGAAAAACAGAAAAACTAATGTCCATCTCATCATGCACGTCCTATTTTAGAGCCTGTAAGGTGGGTAATTAAAGTCAGGATTTCAAACTGTTTAAACCAAAATCACCGATTTATTGACAGGCTCCGTGCCTTTGCCAAGCGCATCAATGCTGGTTAGCGTGACTTGGGCAATTTCCGAAAGGGCTTCATCCGTAAAAAAGCCCTGGTGCGCAGTTACCAAAACATTGGGAAAGCTCATCAGGCGCTGAATAGTGTCATCCTCAATTATACTCTCCGAAAGATCTTTGAAAAACAGCTTTTCCTCCTGCTCGTAAACGTCAATGCCGAAGTGCGCAACGTGTTTGTTTTTCAATGCATGAATCACATCCGGCGTATTAATCAATCCGCCGCGGCTGGTGTTGATCAGCATAACACCTTGCTTCATTTGCTGCAATGTCCGGGCGTTAATCAGGTGATGCGTATGCTCGTTGAGCGGGCAATGTAGTGAAATGATGTCCGAATTGCTGAGTACAGTTTCCAGATCCTGATACTCAATGCCCAGCGCCTGCAAATCGGCATTCATCGCAATGTCATAAGCGATTACCCGGCATCCGAAACCTTTCATGATTTTGCAAAATGCAGCCCCTATTTTCCCGGTTCCGATTACGCCGACTGTCTTGCCATATACATTAAAACCCATCAGACCATTCAAGGAAAAATTCTGCTCCCTTACCCGGTTATAGGCCTTATGCGTTTTCCGGTTAAGCGTCAGCAGCATCGCAACTGTATGTTCGGCAACGGCCTGGGGTGAATATTCGGGCACGCGGCAAACCCTTATGCCCTGCTGGCGGGCTGCTTCCAGGTCAACATTATTAAAGCCCGCACAGCGGAGTGCGATGATCTTAACGCCTTTCGCTGCCAGGACCGCTATGACATCTGCATTCACCTTATCGTTTACAAAAACACAAACGGCGGTTTGCCCTTGAACTGCTTCTACAATGTGAGGGCCAAGATGGGTTTCCAGATATTCCAGCTCAAATCCGTAACGTTCATTGTGCAGATCGAAAAAGGTGCGGTCGTAAGGTTTTGCGGAAAAGAATAAGATTTTCATAAATGCGGTGATTGGTAAAAGGGAAATTCTGCAAGCTCCCCCGCAAGGAACAGCTTTCCAATGACATTTATCATTTAAGGCGGCAATCCGCATCAACTTTTCTTCGGGAATGCTCGCCTAGTTTTGGCCAATTATTATCCAACTGCGCAAACCATGCACCATACATTTCATATTCCGGTCTTAGGCCTCGGATATTCTGTTGATACCCCAATAAAAGTCGCCCATTTCGGCATTTCGTCGGTGATGTCCATTGTCGATGATGTGATGATCGAGCGAATGAGAAAGCACCATACCATAGCCAGCGGCGAGGTTTTTGTTCCGATCCATCCCGCTGAGGACGATTTCCGGGCCCGTCGCATTACGGCTTATCTGAACCTGGTCCATCGCATCGTTGACAAAAACTTTGAAGACCTTAAAATGCAGTCCTTTGAAGATGGGGCCGCACTAAACAAATATTTCCAGCTTCTACCCGAGCATTCAGCGCTTAAAAAACAATATGTGGAAATGTGCCAGACACCTTTCGCGCAGGAAAAGCAGCTTTTGCAGGCAACATTGAAATCGCAGCTTACCAAGGGCGCTATCGACGTAAACATTATGTCGAAGGTGGATAAGCTTAACAAGGATGTTTTTGGAGAAAACCTGGCAGACGAGTTTTCAGACGCTTCGGCGGCATTGCGCGGATTTGCCCAAAGCACATTATCCTCCTCGCTGGTACTTTCGGCTGGTATGAATCCGCGGCTTTATAATTATCTGGAAAGCTTCGCCGATTTCTACCCTGAGGAGAACGGACATTTTAAAAAGCACATCATTTTAAAAGTAAGCGACTTCCGGTCCGCATTTATTCAGGCTAAATATCTGGCAAAAAAAGGGATCTGGGTTTCCGAGTTCAGGATCGAATCGGGCCTTAACTGCGGAGGCCACGCTTTTGCAACGGATGGATTTTTGCTAGGGCCAATTTTGGAAGAGTTTAAAACAAAAAAGGATGAGATGCTTTCAGAGCTGTTTGCTTTGTACCAGGCTGCGCTGATGACAAAAAACATGGACATTACTACAATCCCTGCATTGCGCATCACGGTTCAGGGCGGCATAGGCACTGCGCAGGAAGATGAATTTTTATTGAAACATTATCAAGTGGATGCAACAGGGTGGGGAAGCCCGTTCCTGCTCGTGCCCGAGGTTACCAATGTAGACGAGCAGACGCTGCAAGAACTGACCCATGCCGACGAAAGTGATTACTATGTTTCCAATTCATCCCCGCTGGGCGTTTTATTCAATAATTTCAAAAGGAGCAGCGCCGAAAAGCAACGTTTGGAAAGGATCGCAAAAGGAAGACCGGGAAGTCCATGCAAGAAAAAATATCTGGTCTCCAATACAGAATTCACCGCAGAACCGATCTGTACAGCTTCCCGCCAATATCAGAATTTGAAAATAAAACAGATTCAATCCCTGGGTTTAACCGCGACTGAACGCGAGGAACAAATCAATGCTGTTACAGAAAAACTCTGCCTCTGCGAAGGCCTGAGCACTTCCACATTGATCAAACACAAGCTGCTGACACCAAGAGAAAATCACGCCGTCTCTATTTGTCCGGGACCCAATCTTGCCTGGTTTTCAAAAGTTTACAAACTCCAAGAAATGGTCGATCACATCTATGGAAGGGCTGATCTCCTGGCCGACGTACCCCGCCCAAACATGTTTATCAACGAGATCGCCTTATATGTAGCACATTATCAAAAGGATATGGCATTGAGCATATCGCGGATGGACACCAAAAAGCAAAAATATCTCGAAAAGTTCAGAGCCCAGTTGCTGCAAGGGATTGACTATTACAAAACATTAGTCCCACGACTCACCCATGAAACGGAGTCGTATAGGGAAATAATGTTACAGCAATTACAAGCATTCGAGCAAAAATTGCGCGAAGTGAAACAAGCCCACATTTATGCATAATAATCCCGGAGGGATGTAATATTGGTAGCGAAGCGATGGTCAGCGAATAAGAATCCCGGAGGGTTGTAATATTGCTAGAAAAGCGACCGGCAGCGAATAAGAAATCCCGGAGGGATGTAATATTGGTAGAAAAGGACCGGCACCGAATAAGAAATCCCGGAGGGATGCAATATTGGTAGAAAAGGACGGTCAGCGAACAAGAAATCCCGGAGGGATATAATATTGGTAGAAAAGGACCAGCACCGAATAAGGAATCCCAGAGGGATGCAATATTGGTAGAAAAACGCCCGGCACCGAATAAGAATCCCGGAGGGATGTAACATTGGTAGGAAAACGACCGGCACCAAATAAGAAATCCCGGAGGGATGCAATATTGGTAGAAAACGCCCGGCAGCGAACAAGAAATCCGGGAGGGATGCAATATTGGTAGAAAAACGCCCGGCAGTGAATAAGAAATCCCGGAGGGATGTAACAACATGCATGCTGTTACATCCCTCCGGGATTTCAACTATGTCTTGGATGATGTCTTTGCTACCAATATTGTATCCCTCTGGGATTTGCTGTTTTTTGGATGATGTCTTTGCTACGAATATTGTATCCCTCTGGGATTTGCTGTTTTTTGGATGATGTCTTTGCTACGAATATTGTATCCCTCTGGGATTTGCTGTTGCTTGCGACGATGCCTTTCTATCAATATTGTATCCCTCTGGGATTTACTGTTGCTTGCGACGATGTCTTGCTACCAATATTGTATCCCTCTGGGATTTGCTGTTACTTGCGATGATGTCTTACTACCAATATTGTATCCCTCTGGGATTTGCTGTTACTTGCGACGATGTCTTTGCTACCAATATTGTATCCCTCTGGGATTTGCTGTTACTTGGATGATGTCTTGCTACCAATATTGCATCCCTCTGGGATTTGCTGTTGCTTGCGACGATTTCTTTGCTACCAATATTTCATCCCTCCGGGATTGTCATCGTCACCTTAATTTTAGCAAAGGTTTAGTTTCGCATTCGGACTAGCTTTTCATATTCGAAAACGGTGATCAGGCTTCCTTTCATGTCGATCAGGCGTTCCTCTTTGAAATCCGAAAGCGTGCGGATCACGGTTTCGGTTGCCGTGCCAACCATGGATGCGATGTCCTCACGCGTGATGGACATGGAAAATGGCTTGGCTTTATCCTCCTGGTAGCGCTGTACCAATGTCACCAGTGCCTGCGCTACTCTTTTTCTGACAGAGTTGTACGCTAAATGCAGCAGGCGCTCCTCACGGTCCTTGATTTCGTTGGAAAGCATACGGATGAATTTGGAGGACACTTCGCGGTTTCCCTGCAACAGATTGAAAAAATCATCTTTCGGGATCATCGAAACCTCCGCTTCTTCCAGTGCAATCGCGCTTTCCTGGTAAGGCTCGCCTTGTAAGAGGTCGATGTAGCCGAAAAAATCGCCTTCCTTATACAGTTCTGTAATGTATTCCTTTCCGCTTCCGTTTGATTTATACGCTTTTACTTTTCCTTTTTGTAAGAAAAATACATTGGAAGGAAAGCTCCCTTCGGTGTAAATGGTTTCTTTTTTACGCAATGTTTTTACTTTCTTGTCTTCTGCCAGCTTGGCGATCAGATCAAAAGATTTGGCTTCTTCAATAAACTGGTCCAAGCCCTTTGCCGAGCGCTCGAATTGCCTTTTTAACCTTTCGCTTTTTTTAAGCCGCATTTCCACAATGTTGAGCAGCTCCACGTCGTCATAGGGCTTTGTCAGGTAATCGTCGGCGCCCATGGTCATGCCTTTGCGGTAATCCTCCTTCTCTGCTTTTGCAGTCAGGAAAATGAATGGAATGTTGGCCGTGTGCTCGTCCTTGCTCAACAAATGCAGGACGCCGTAACCATCCAGCTCGGGCATCATAATGTCACAAATGATCAGGTCGGGATTGAATTCGTTTGTGAGGCGCACGCCTTCCTTGCCATGCGAGGCGGTCATCACTTTATAGCTGGCCAGTTCCAGGATTTCAGCCGTATTTTCCCGCATCTCGGGGTTGTCCTCTATCAGCAGTATTTTTTTAGGTTCCACAGTCAGGTGTTGGGTTGGTGCTTAATCAATTTTGGCCTGTGCAGGCACTACATTGGGCAGTTTTACAAAGAATGTTGTCCCTTTTCCGGCTTCACTTGAAAAAGTAACCTGGCCGCCCATCAAACTCACATAATTATTGACAATGTTCAGGCCCAGGCCGGTTCCCTGCGTTGCGCCTGCATTATGCGCTCGGAAAAACCGGTCGAAAATGTTGGGCTGGTCCTTTACAGGAATGCCAATTCCTTCATCGTGTACTTCAATATCCACCTGAACGTCGTTTGCATTAATTTTTAGTAATATAATTTTACCGGGATCGGAATATTTGATGCCATTTGAAAGCAGGTTGAAAAGGATGTTGCGCAGCAACTGCTTGTCGAGCCAAACCTCCGTATTGCCAATATATTCAAACCGGATCTGCTGTTTTTCCTTGCAAAGGCCGTGGATCTCGTCGATCAGGTTTCTACAATAAGCATCCAGGTCTACCTGAACGGGAATGCTGTGTACGCGGCCTTCTTCCAGCTTGCCAATGGACAGAAAATCGTTCAGGATCTCGGTCAGGTTGGTTACAGCCGATTTGATCCGTTTTACGTGCTTCTGACGCTTTTCTTCCTCTTCGGTAGTGCCGTAGCGGCCTATGAGCGAGGCGGATGACAGAATGGTGGCCAGCGGCGTCCGGAATTCGTGAGATGCAATGGTGACGAACTGGCTTTTCATATTATTGAGCTCCTTTTCTTTTTTCAGGGCCCGTATCACCTCTTCTTGCGATTCCTCCACTTTTTTCACGGCTTCTGCCAGTTCTCTTGTGCGTTGTTCCACCCTTTTTTCCAGCTCTGCATTCAGTTTTTGTATTTCAAGATTGGCCTCCCTGATGCGGTTTTCCTGCTTTTTTCGCTCTGTTATATCAATTACAAAACTCACAACAAACTCTCCGTCACTTGTTTTAAAGGGGCTGAGGCTCACTTCCACGGGAAACTCGCTGCCGTCGGATCTTCTGGCAAACAAGTCCATCAAATGTCCCATCCCGCGCGCGCGCGGCGCTTCCAGGTAATGGTCTCGGTAATGCACATGGTTGCCGGCATATCGCTGCGGGATCAGTGCTTCTATCTTCTTACCGATCAGATCAGGGTCCGTATAGCCGAAAAGTTCTTTGGCTTTGGGGTTTAGCATTACAATTGCTCCTGATTTGTCCACTACTACAATCCCCTCTGTGGCATGCTTAAAGAGGGCATCTAGCATTTCAATATGCCGTGTCATCACTTTCGTATGAATTAATATATCACTATCAAACATCAGAAAGGTACACTACAATGGTGAAAGGGACAAGATTTTAACTGGATCAGACGGTTTGGCTGAATAGCTGCGCCTCGGGTTGGGATTCCCATAAACGCGCATCGAAAGCCATGCAGATGTTACGGATGAACGGCCTTCCTTTCTCGGTGACATGGAGGCTGAAGGGTTGTAATTCAACAAGTTCATCAAATTCCATTTCGTCCAGGCGCTCAATCGATTGGAACACTTCTTCACAATATTCATTGGTTTTGGACCATGAGGTTTCAAACTGTGTCATTAACCTCAAAATATGCCGGCGCAGGATCAGATCTTCGCGTGTCAGCTCGTGACCGCGGGCTATGGGGAGCATGTCTGCCGCGATGCGCTGGTAATAATCTTCAACCTTTTTTTCGTTCTGTACATAACCCGTCCAGCTGTCGCTGATCGCAGAAGCGCCCAGTCCGATCAGCAGTTGGGTATGGGTGTCGGTGTAGCCCATGAAGTTGCGGTGCAGGCGCTGTTCCTGCTGTGCTTTGTAAAGCGTATCGCCCGGCAAAGCAAAATGGTCCATGCCAATGTCCTGGTAGCCAGCCAGCTCCAGCGCACCTCTGCCCGTTTCATAGATGGCCATTTTTTTATCGGCATCAGGCAGGTCTTTTTCTGTAAAATTTCTTTGTCCGGGTTTAATCCAGGGGACGTGTGCGTAGCTGTAAAAGGCAATGCGGTCTGGTTTGAGCTGGATCACGCGCTGCATGGTTTCCATCATGTAACATGCTTTTTGGAATGGTAACCCATACACAATGTCATAATTCACGGATGTGTAACCGATTTCCCTGGCCTTTAACGTCAGGTGCTTTACCTGCTCATAAGTCTGCACGCGGTTGATAATGGCCAGCACGATCGGGTTAAAATCCTGAACGCCAATGCTGATCCGCCGGAAACCCACTTCAAAAAGTGTTTGCAGGTGCTCGTCGGTCGTATTACCGGGGTGCGCTTCAAATCCGAATTGCGCCTGAGGATGAACAATGGAGTCTTTTAACAAACCCACAATGAGCATTTTCAGGTTTTCGGGACTAAAAAATGTTGGGGTTCCGCCGCCCAGGTGAATTTCCCGGATTACAGGTTTGGTTTCGCCGAAACCAGATACGTACATCTGCCACTCTTTGAGCACAGCCCGAATGTATTTCAGTTCAACGAGATGATTGACGGTAATGCGTGTATTGCAGCCGCAGTAAGTGCACAAACTTTCGCAGAACGGCAGGTGAACGTAAAGGCTTATGCCTTCTTTCTGGTTAGAAACTTCAAAAGCATTCATGACCAGTTCCTTCCATTTTTGCTGGGTAGGAGGCGTTTTCTGCCAGTATGGAACGGTTGGATAGCTCGTGTAACGTGGTCCGGGTG of Dyadobacter chenhuakuii contains these proteins:
- a CDS encoding cation:proton antiporter; the encoded protein is MNSLLLLDLSLPLKNPVIIFSVVLFIILFAPILFNRIKVPHIIGLIISGMIVGPYGLNLLSRDSSIVLFGTVGLLYIMFLAGLEIDLAEFKKNRNKIIVFGLTTFLLPLISGTLASYYILGYGLLSSLLLASMFSTHTLVSYPIASKYGVARNRAINMTVGGTMITDILALLILAGVAGSSKGDVSPAFWFRLGFSFVVFVAVVLFVFPIICRWFFKRFDDSISQYIFVLAMVFLASFLAEIAGVEAIIGAFFSGLVLNKFVPHSSPLMNRIDFVGNALFIPFFLISVGMLVNIGVLTHGWGALRVAGVILLIALSSKYLAAWITQKVFRLSADEGLMIFGLSASHAAATLAIILVGYNIIIGETALGEPIRLLDEDVLNGTIVLILVSCAVSSFVVERASKRLALTQDEESPGEADAASNEKILVSLSYPDMIADLVDFGIMLKAKRVSIPLYGLHIVTDEDQKNDSASHGKRILNKAVQHASSSENMLVPLTRYDANISNGITYSIKEQNITDVVIGLHQNTDHKTFLGPKVENIVKRVFETIYIYKPAQPFNTLTRIVVAVPPAGSNEPGFLHWLGKLLTLAKINAMPIHFYASGQTIKAIKSVLARKTTTVEVEFSLFSAWDDFLIFSRELKIDDFFVIVSARKGSASYLSQLEKLPGYFSNYFQEQSLLLIYPKQLESGINMNDIEQADGALIGTLSDKLGSLTKAARYLRKMLGD
- a CDS encoding 2-hydroxyacid dehydrogenase; the encoded protein is MKILFFSAKPYDRTFFDLHNERYGFELEYLETHLGPHIVEAVQGQTAVCVFVNDKVNADVIAVLAAKGVKIIALRCAGFNNVDLEAARQQGIRVCRVPEYSPQAVAEHTVAMLLTLNRKTHKAYNRVREQNFSLNGLMGFNVYGKTVGVIGTGKIGAAFCKIMKGFGCRVIAYDIAMNADLQALGIEYQDLETVLSNSDIISLHCPLNEHTHHLINARTLQQMKQGVMLINTSRGGLINTPDVIHALKNKHVAHFGIDVYEQEEKLFFKDLSESIIEDDTIQRLMSFPNVLVTAHQGFFTDEALSEIAQVTLTSIDALGKGTEPVNKSVILV
- a CDS encoding response regulator; amino-acid sequence: MEPKKILLIEDNPEMRENTAEILELASYKVMTASHGKEGVRLTNEFNPDLIICDIMMPELDGYGVLHLLSKDEHTANIPFIFLTAKAEKEDYRKGMTMGADDYLTKPYDDVELLNIVEMRLKKSERLKRQFERSAKGLDQFIEEAKSFDLIAKLAEDKKVKTLRKKETIYTEGSFPSNVFFLQKGKVKAYKSNGSGKEYITELYKEGDFFGYIDLLQGEPYQESAIALEEAEVSMIPKDDFFNLLQGNREVSSKFIRMLSNEIKDREERLLHLAYNSVRKRVAQALVTLVQRYQEDKAKPFSMSITREDIASMVGTATETVIRTLSDFKEERLIDMKGSLITVFEYEKLVRMRN
- a CDS encoding sensor histidine kinase; translated protein: MTRHIEMLDALFKHATEGIVVVDKSGAIVMLNPKAKELFGYTDPDLIGKKIEALIPQRYAGNHVHYRDHYLEAPRARGMGHLMDLFARRSDGSEFPVEVSLSPFKTSDGEFVVSFVIDITERKKQENRIREANLEIQKLNAELEKRVEQRTRELAEAVKKVEESQEEVIRALKKEKELNNMKSQFVTIASHEFRTPLATILSSASLIGRYGTTEEEEKRQKHVKRIKSAVTNLTEILNDFLSIGKLEEGRVHSIPVQVDLDAYCRNLIDEIHGLCKEKQQIRFEYIGNTEVWLDKQLLRNILFNLLSNGIKYSDPGKIILLKINANDVQVDIEVHDEGIGIPVKDQPNIFDRFFRAHNAGATQGTGLGLNIVNNYVSLMGGQVTFSSEAGKGTTFFVKLPNVVPAQAKID
- the hemN gene encoding oxygen-independent coproporphyrinogen III oxidase: MDKDLLFKYNTPGPRYTSYPTVPYWQKTPPTQQKWKELVMNAFEVSNQKEGISLYVHLPFCESLCTYCGCNTRITVNHLVELKYIRAVLKEWQMYVSGFGETKPVIREIHLGGGTPTFFSPENLKMLIVGLLKDSIVHPQAQFGFEAHPGNTTDEHLQTLFEVGFRRISIGVQDFNPIVLAIINRVQTYEQVKHLTLKAREIGYTSVNYDIVYGLPFQKACYMMETMQRVIQLKPDRIAFYSYAHVPWIKPGQRNFTEKDLPDADKKMAIYETGRGALELAGYQDIGMDHFALPGDTLYKAQQEQRLHRNFMGYTDTHTQLLIGLGASAISDSWTGYVQNEKKVEDYYQRIAADMLPIARGHELTREDLILRRHILRLMTQFETSWSKTNEYCEEVFQSIERLDEMEFDELVELQPFSLHVTEKGRPFIRNICMAFDARLWESQPEAQLFSQTV